The window TCTGCAAAGAACTTAAGAGAGTGAGGAACTCTGGAACTTTTCCTGACAAGCTGTTACGAGAGAGATCCAGCTCCTTGATGCTTTTTAAGTTCATGAAAGATTGTGGAATGCTTCCAGTAAGAAGGTTCCCTTCCATGTGAAGGTATTCCAAAAGCACGCATTTCCCTAGAGTGGACGGTATTTCGCCGTTCAAGCGATTGTTTGAAATACTGATACTTCCAAGATTTATGAGGTTGCCAATTTCTAGTGGTATGGGCCCAGTAAACAAATTATGTGACAAATCTAAACTTTTTGATAGGGAAGAAATGTTGAAGACCTCACTTGGAAGGCTTCCACCGAAGAAATTGTGAGAGAGATCAAGCTTTTCTAATTGTCTCCACTGCCCTATGTTTGCAGGTATACTCCCATTCAAGTTGTTCCCATCTATATAAAACTCGGTTAGTTGGGAAAGGCTGCCAATAGAATCTGGAATATGGCCAGAGAGGTTATTTTGTGCAAAGCTTAGAACCAGTAAGTTGCTAAGATTTCCAATGGTAGGTGGGATGCTCCCACTAAACATATTGTTATCCATATACATAACAGTGAGACTCTTTAGGTTACCAATCTCTGATGGAATTGTCCCAGAAAGTTTGTTTTGCTTGAGAAACAACCAGTTGAGCTGTGAGGGAAGATTACCGACTGAGCTAGGCAAGCTTCCTCGGAGAATATTGCCATCCAAGGCCAACTTTTTCAGTTGAGTGCAGTTTGCAAGGGATGAGAGGAAGCTCCAGTCCCCTGCTTCAAGCTGGTTGTATGCAAGATCAAGGTCCTGCAAGTTTGGCAAGGACCCAAAAGACGGCACTACACCGGTGAGCCCAGTAGCAGTAAGATAAATCATTTCTAGTTTGGACATATTGGCAAGAGAAGCTGGGATCGGCCCATTTAACTGTGTTGTTGATAGGATCAAGGTTTCAAGGTTTGGAAGCCTGTTGCCTATATCTGGTGGTAGTCGGCCGATGAGTGAGTTATTGGCCATTCCAAGATATTTCAAAGATGTCATGTTGAAAATGTTCTGTGGCACATTACCAGACAACTTGTTATATGTAAGAACTAGCCTCTCTAGGGTTTGGATTTTACTTAGGCTCTCAGGAATGCTCCCCACCAAGCTATTTGCTCCTAGAGATAAAAGAACCATGGAAGAAAGGTTTCCCAGTGAAGCTGGTATCCCTCCTGTTAGTTTATTCTGTGCTAGACTAAGGTATTGAATAGGTGCAGCAACTGCTGTAATAGGTGGTATGGAACCAACTAAGTTGTTACGGTTGAGGTAAATGGTTGTCAATTTGGAGCTGTTGAAGAGGGATGGTGGGATCTCCCCTGTAAGACCATTTTGCATGAGCCTAATGACTTGCAGGGATGAGCTATTTGCCAAGAACTCTGGGATTCCTCCTGTGAGCTGATTGACCCCGAGATCGACATATATAAAAGACGGGCTACTGCCCAACAATGGTGGTATGTCACCTGTGAGGGCGTTGTTGGAGAGATCCAATGTTTTCAGCTCACGAAGCGTCCCAAATCCGGTAGGAATTTCGCCTTCAAGCTTGTTGTTGGAAAGCATAACTTGCTGGAGGTGAGTGCATTGGGTTAAGCTTGGTGGTATCTCACCTTGGAGGGAGTTGTTCCATAAGCCGAGTACCTGGAGATTTCTGCATGAGGTCAGCTCATCTGGAATACGGCCTTCAAGAGAATTGATGCTCAGGTTCAGGTAGCTGATTTGTCCCAAACGGCCGAGCTCACTTGGAATTTTTCCAAGGAATGCGTTGTTTGATAAGTCGAGGCTTGCGATGGAGCTCAGATTGCCTATGCAAGGTGGTATTAAGCCGCCAAGGCCTTTGGAGCTGACATTGAGAGCCATGACTCGGAGTTGGGGCTGTGTGCTGTTGCATGAAACACCCTGCCAGCTGCAGAAGTTCAGGGATGTATTGGTCCAAGAGCTTAAAGCTCCATTAGGATCAGAGATTTGGGACTTGAAGCAGAGCAGGGCTTCTCTATCAGTGTCTGTGTCATCACTGATTGCTAATGGCAGGGAACTTGAGAAGATGAAGACAGCCAAGAGAGGAATGAGTTTTGGGCAGGAAGCAAACAAGCGGATCATTTTGCTGTTGGTGCTGAGGGCAGTGAGGCTTGCTATTTTGCTTATGGCTAATATGTAGGAGGAGGCACGCACTTGCCTTATATTTCTGTACTCCAAGGAAATCGGGCTACTGCTTCTAGCCTAAAAACAAAATCGTAGTCCAACACAAAATAGTCTTATGTGAATGTGATGCATTATCTCAGTCTGGAATTTGGTGTTCTCTTCATTTTCTAAGGTCCGTCATTTATTTGGTAAGTCAGAAGTTTTGAGTTGATTTGGCATGCTGGATTGCTTAATGTGATCTTCTTGATGCAATGCAATTGACTGAGGGATACCCGACAATTAACGGTTTTAAACTGGAGAGTGGTGCTACTTTGTAGTATTTCATAGAtaacaaactctgcaatttgcCTGATGCGCGTGGTCATTTGACGGGTTGAAAAAATGTCTGTACCAGCTCAGTTTGGTTGATGACTTTTTAACTGAATAACTTGCATGCTGAAAAGGACTGAGTTGGACCATAGGTCGATACATGCACCCCACTAAAATAATAGCCTCCGTTGTTGACTAGAATACTCTTCTGTCCACATTGCTTCTTTCTGATTTTGGGTCTCCCTAGAAATATAGGCGCGCTAAGCCGCTCTGACCATTATAAGCAATGTAGGTTTGATGACCTGATGGattatatgtactccctccgtgaCGTATGATTGGATGAGACATTTTCTGTCTGTTTATATTCGTAGTAATAGAAAATGTCTCATCCGATCAtatgttcttatattttagaatgaatgGAGTACCAAAACTACACCACAAATAAAGATTATACTTATGTCTGCTTCGGCATGCAATAGTGCTCTGCTTAAAGTAGAATTAGAAAAGAGTATATAGTACTAGCATATTGCCCATGCGTTACAACGGGATTTTAATTAAAGAAAATTATAATTAACTTGTTATAATTACCATTTGTATATATTTAATCTCTTAATTcttgcatatattttttactgACATGTGGTCTATGATCCTTCTGGCTCcataatatcatttttttttcaaaacaaaattagGGATTTAGTAGCGAGGGTGGTTGACATATGGATATGGCCCCTCTAGCTCCAtaatgtttttttccctttccaaAAAAAGTAGGGAGTATGTCTGAGAGGATTATTGTTGGCTCAATCCGTAATAGTGACATCCTAGAGGCCTCCCGAGCTCTCCCCTACCCCTCTTTATGAGGTTTTTGTGATTATTGAGAAATGTTAAGAGTTGGGTTGAGAGATTTGAAGTTTGAGAGCACAAGACAACAAATCCCATCACTCAAGGGCTCCACCTAACATTTGTGAAGCATTTGTTTCTCCAAGAGGTGAAGGTAGCAGCTTCACCTCCACAGGGGAAGAAACAAGACAGTGAAAAGAGGAAAGCCTCTTTTAAAATGGTGTCACCAGTCTGTCAAGCGGTGTGCTCATCTTCAGTAGAGGCTCATGGACGTGGTCGTCGTGGCAATGCCGCAGTCCCCTGTCAATCACGTTCATTACTGCTCTTTGGATTATCTTGGAAGATGTTTTTCTTAGTTTAGCTAACTTTACCTTTGGAATGGATGGTGTTGTTCTTTATGTCTTATCTTTTATAGCGATGTTCTGGGAATATCATTTCCTTTGTGCTCCATCTGTAATCCTCActatataaataaatttatgagtttaattttcaaaaaaagaggaaagcaATTGAAAAATACCTAATTTATTTGGGAGCTTCCTCAACGGGGACGTGGGATTCT of the Oryza sativa Japonica Group chromosome 2, ASM3414082v1 genome contains:
- the LOC107276008 gene encoding probable LRR receptor-like serine/threonine-protein kinase At3g47570 yields the protein MIRLFASCPKLIPLLAVFIFSSSLPLAISDDTDTDREALLCFKSQISDPNGALSSWTNTSLNFCSWQGVSCNSTQPQLRVMALNVSSKGLGGLIPPCIGNLSSIASLDLSNNAFLGKIPSELGRLGQISYLNLSINSLEGRIPDELTSCRNLQVLGLWNNSLQGEIPPSLTQCTHLQQVMLSNNKLEGEIPTGFGTLRELKTLDLSNNALTGDIPPLLGSSPSFIYVDLGVNQLTGGIPEFLANSSSLQVIRLMQNGLTGEIPPSLFNSSKLTTIYLNRNNLVGSIPPITAVAAPIQYLSLAQNKLTGGIPASLGNLSSMVLLSLGANSLVGSIPESLSKIQTLERLVLTYNKLSGNVPQNIFNMTSLKYLGMANNSLIGRLPPDIGNRLPNLETLILSTTQLNGPIPASLANMSKLEMIYLTATGLTGVVPSFGSLPNLQDLDLAYNQLEAGDWSFLSSLANCTQLKKLALDGNILRGSLPSSVGNLPSQLNWLFLKQNKLSGTIPSEIGNLKSLTVMYMDNNMFSGSIPPTIGNLSNLLVLSFAQNNLSGHIPDSIGSLSQLTEFYIDGNNLNGSIPANIGQWRQLEKLDLSHNFFGGSLPSEVFNISSLSKSLDLSHNLFTGPIPLEIGNLINLGSISISNNRLNGEIPSTLGKCVLLEYLHMEGNLLTGSIPQSFMNLKSIKELDLSRNSLSGKVPEFLTLLSSLQKLNLSFNDFEGAIPSNGVFGNASRVILGGNYRLCANAPGYGLPFCPESGSQSKSKSTVLKIVIPIVVSAVVISLLCLTVVLMKRRKEEPNLQHSSVNLRKISYEDIAKATDGFSATNLVGLGSFGAVYKGLLAFEDNPVAIKIFNLNKYGAPTSFNAECEALRYIRHRNLVKIITLCSTVDPNGYDFKALVFQYMPNGSLEMWLHPEDHGLGKQRFLTLGERISLALDIAYAIDYLHNQCVSPLIHCDIKPSNVLLDLEMTAYVSDFGLARFMCANSTAEPSNSTSLADLKGSIGYIAPEYGMGGQISTKGDVYSYGVLLLEILTGKRPTDEKFNDGLSLHDRVDAALPHRVTEVLDPNMLHNDLDGGNSELMQSCVLPLVKVALMCSIASPKDRLGMAQVSTEINSIKQAFVDLSSGGKMV